One Methylobacterium sp. 77 DNA window includes the following coding sequences:
- a CDS encoding helix-turn-helix domain-containing protein gives MDQYAKPEKPNPQGFLPDGYVAYLPTPVATAPLKAVKEGFAPHKPVKPKSKPAPIAFPAEGYATYAQVQARLQISNSTMHLWIQQDRLPAPVRIGARAMRFSVQDILDYERAAREATRVAAE, from the coding sequence ATGGATCAGTACGCCAAGCCCGAAAAACCCAACCCCCAAGGCTTCTTGCCCGACGGCTACGTTGCCTACCTGCCTACGCCGGTTGCGACGGCGCCGTTGAAGGCCGTGAAGGAGGGCTTCGCCCCGCACAAGCCGGTCAAGCCGAAGTCCAAGCCCGCGCCCATTGCGTTCCCGGCCGAGGGCTACGCCACCTACGCCCAGGTGCAGGCCCGCCTGCAAATCAGCAACAGCACGATGCACCTTTGGATCCAGCAGGATCGACTGCCAGCTCCCGTGCGCATCGGCGCGCGAGCGATGCGGTTTAGCGTCCAGGACATCCTCGACTACGAGCGCGCGGCCCGCGAGGCCACCAGGGTGGCGGCGGAGTAA
- a CDS encoding DUF927 domain-containing protein, with translation MMSIDSATPNAGIRKINQLYDESEQVWYDVYEAPGIADCLVTANVPREDQSVGAVIRHLLRCGAELPPTNERQGIIAAAIACEAPIVRRAARTGWRNGETFVMHRTVVSGRENDDAILPPSGAFAGSTGHMQDRVDLDAWRTLMLIAQYSTAMMLALAAVFAGPILKIARRPNFALVLHGPSRSGKSTAQLAGASALGYGQEEDLPSLNATPAGLMAIAVAFNDHALPINEVGTARGGKGNVYDVLRDVTYSLGNGQDTIRHPSWTGSSGGEAATFQVLPLMSSEHSPDAWAARKGESRDEGETARLIGVPVLFNGYTTIFDRAPKTLSATDRASWEQEQFKQLREGLPNQRGFAFKAHLEWMTARPELLQKWVGILVARFESAVVQADMSPVKRDIVAKFGVLYAGGYLAIKAGGLPLDKLKFGQAIIRACQAALAELPDPMAELKRDLGVMKAKLAGASVVDTEACTGKQLRLMRSTDGFRSPKNTGHAIVVRAQVFADWFPSKLRTRRVLEWLDTEGFLDHVRDRTNGRSNLWAQRQVTWPDGTRQHSISIYLPGGFTDLDRT, from the coding sequence ATGATGTCGATCGATAGCGCCACGCCCAACGCGGGTATCCGCAAAATCAATCAGCTTTACGACGAGAGCGAACAGGTTTGGTACGACGTCTACGAGGCGCCGGGCATCGCTGACTGTCTGGTCACTGCCAATGTCCCGCGTGAAGACCAAAGCGTCGGGGCAGTGATCCGCCACCTCCTGCGCTGCGGGGCGGAACTGCCTCCGACCAACGAGCGTCAGGGTATCATCGCCGCCGCCATCGCATGTGAGGCTCCCATCGTCCGTCGTGCCGCGCGCACCGGCTGGCGCAATGGGGAAACCTTTGTGATGCACCGTACCGTTGTGTCAGGGCGCGAAAACGATGACGCCATTTTGCCGCCGAGCGGAGCTTTTGCCGGAAGCACCGGTCACATGCAGGACCGCGTTGATCTCGACGCGTGGCGCACGTTGATGCTGATCGCCCAGTACTCGACGGCGATGATGCTCGCGCTGGCTGCCGTGTTCGCCGGGCCCATCCTCAAGATTGCGCGACGTCCCAACTTCGCCTTGGTCCTGCACGGCCCGAGCCGGTCTGGGAAATCAACGGCGCAGCTCGCTGGTGCATCGGCCCTCGGCTACGGACAGGAGGAGGACCTCCCAAGCCTGAACGCTACACCCGCCGGGCTAATGGCAATTGCCGTGGCATTCAACGACCATGCGCTGCCGATCAACGAGGTTGGCACCGCGCGAGGCGGAAAGGGTAATGTCTACGATGTCCTTCGCGACGTCACCTATTCGCTCGGCAATGGGCAAGACACCATCCGCCACCCTAGCTGGACCGGTAGCAGTGGCGGGGAGGCCGCCACCTTCCAAGTGCTTCCGCTGATGTCTTCCGAGCATTCACCCGACGCGTGGGCAGCTCGCAAGGGCGAAAGCCGCGACGAGGGTGAAACGGCGCGCCTGATCGGGGTTCCGGTACTCTTCAATGGATACACGACGATCTTTGATCGGGCGCCGAAGACGTTATCTGCAACCGATCGTGCCTCGTGGGAGCAGGAGCAGTTCAAGCAGTTGCGCGAAGGACTACCGAATCAGCGAGGCTTTGCCTTCAAAGCGCATCTCGAATGGATGACTGCTCGGCCTGAACTCCTCCAAAAATGGGTGGGAATCCTTGTGGCACGCTTCGAGTCGGCGGTTGTGCAGGCGGATATGTCTCCCGTGAAGCGCGACATCGTGGCCAAGTTCGGTGTCCTGTACGCAGGTGGATACCTCGCTATCAAAGCGGGGGGCCTGCCGTTGGATAAGCTTAAGTTCGGCCAGGCAATCATTCGAGCTTGCCAGGCGGCACTGGCCGAGCTGCCCGATCCAATGGCTGAGCTGAAGCGTGATTTGGGGGTCATGAAAGCCAAGCTTGCGGGCGCCTCTGTCGTGGATACGGAAGCATGCACGGGCAAGCAGTTGCGGCTGATGCGGAGTACCGATGGCTTTCGGTCGCCCAAGAACACCGGGCATGCAATCGTCGTTCGTGCCCAGGTCTTCGCGGACTGGTTCCCATCGAAATTGCGGACCCGTCGGGTGCTGGAGTGGCTTGATACCGAAGGGTTCCTCGATCACGTCCGGGACCGGACCAACGGCCGTTCAAACCTTTGGGCACAGCGCCAGGTGACTTGGCCTGACGGGACCCGTCAGCACTCGATCAGCATCTATTTACCGGGTGGCTTCACCGATCTCGATCGCACCTAA
- a CDS encoding FAD-binding domain-containing protein has protein sequence MTRAAGLDRLAAFLANEGAEYPGARNIDLGPDARSTTSALSPYLRRRLITESEVATAAIGAFGDEGAERFVSEVFWRTYFKGHLETHPAAWTGYLALVAEGHERLAAEPGLRRTYAAAVEGRSGIDCFDAWALELIETGWLHNHARMWFASIWMFTLRLPWALGADFFMRHLVDGDPASNTLSWRWVAGLHTRGKHYVARAENIRRYTDGRFDPVGLDEYPDALDEPMPPREVPLPPADAAPNGEVALLLHLEDSHPESLSLGTAQVARIGGLVVHADGASDRVKAADDAAMADGLARAEAHFGCQASLVEKDWASGLPIVTARAPVGPSAMALPEDCLRLRRAWDTAAWPLATGGYSRMRKAIPRLL, from the coding sequence ATGACCCGTGCCGCAGGGCTCGACCGCCTCGCTGCCTTCCTCGCGAATGAAGGGGCCGAATATCCCGGCGCCCGTAACATCGACCTCGGACCCGACGCGCGTTCGACGACCTCCGCCCTGTCGCCTTACCTCCGGCGGCGCCTGATCACCGAGTCTGAGGTCGCTACTGCGGCCATCGGTGCCTTCGGCGATGAGGGGGCCGAGCGGTTCGTCAGCGAGGTGTTCTGGCGGACCTATTTCAAGGGTCACTTGGAAACCCATCCCGCCGCCTGGACTGGCTATCTGGCGCTGGTCGCCGAGGGCCATGAGCGCCTTGCCGCCGAGCCGGGGCTGCGGCGGACCTACGCGGCTGCAGTCGAGGGGCGGAGCGGCATCGATTGCTTTGATGCTTGGGCCCTCGAACTCATCGAGACAGGGTGGCTCCACAACCACGCACGGATGTGGTTCGCCTCGATTTGGATGTTCACCCTGCGCCTGCCCTGGGCCCTCGGGGCAGACTTCTTTATGCGCCATCTGGTCGATGGCGATCCGGCCAGCAACACACTCTCCTGGCGCTGGGTCGCCGGCCTCCACACCCGGGGCAAGCACTACGTCGCCCGCGCCGAGAACATCCGCCGATACACCGATGGGCGCTTTGACCCGGTCGGCCTCGATGAGTACCCCGACGCCCTCGACGAGCCGATGCCGCCGCGAGAAGTACCGTTGCCGCCGGCCGACGCAGCGCCAAACGGTGAGGTAGCGCTTCTCCTGCACCTCGAAGACTCGCACCCGGAGAGTCTGTCCCTCGGTACCGCACAGGTCGCCCGCATCGGCGGCCTCGTTGTGCACGCTGACGGCGCTTCTGATCGGGTCAAGGCTGCGGATGACGCCGCGATGGCCGATGGCTTGGCTCGTGCCGAGGCCCATTTCGGATGCCAGGCATCCCTAGTCGAAAAGGACTGGGCCAGCGGCCTGCCGATTGTGACCGCCCGGGCCCCGGTCGGGCCATCGGCGATGGCGCTGCCAGAGGATTGCCTGCGCCTTCGACGGGCCTGGGATACGGCAGCCTGGCCATTGGCGACCGGAGGCTACTCACGGATGAGGAAGGCAATCCCTCGGCTCTTATGA